ATATCCTTCTTCATTTAAGATGAATTTCTACTCCGAACCGGACTCACACAAGAGACGAAAAGATTGCAAACATCAAACTGAGATAAAAACTGAGCAATAagacaagaaaaagaagatggaaTTATTGGAACATTAGGAATTTTCGGCCTGTAGTCAGACAGGCAGCACTCTGGTTTACTTTGGGCTGGCTCAAAGCCCATTGGTAGGCCAGCACATGAATGTTGGCGTATTTGGGCCACTACTTCTTATAGGGGCCTTTAGTTAATAAACTGGAAAAAAGTCCACAATGGCAGCCCTTTTCTTTCCCCACTACGGTAGCTTTCTAGCCTTGGATTctctgcttctttttttttttttgtttcatacGATGGTATTTAATGCTGACTTATTTACTTCGCTTGTCAAATTTAATTGGGAACGAGctttaaatattattattattattagtattactGGGATGAGTGTTTTCAAGGGCTTAATCGAAACCTTAGGCTCGATATTCAGTTCCGATTATTCTTCGTCATCATCCTCGTCGTCATATCTATCCAGCGATCGACGCCCTTCAGGGATGGACGGAGTCTCCGGCGGCGTTGCCACTGGGAACGAGCGGGCAGCGTATAAGCTCAAAGGCTACTTTGACTTGGCTAAAGAGGAGATTGCCAAGGCCGTTCGGGCTGAAGAGTGGGGATTGGTTGAAGATGCGATCTCCAGTTATCAAACCGCTCAGAGAATTCTCGCTGAAGCAATTTCTATTTCTGTTCCTTCTTATGTCACTTCTAGGTATCCTAATTTTGCCCCAATTTTAATGGGTTAGCTTTGTAATCCGTAATCTGTATTGAATTGTTTCGGTATCATGTCTaggtttttcaaaatttcaacgCTGTTAACCTTGTTATTAGATATGCTTGTACTTTTGTTCAACCTACAGCTTTTATGTGTGTAATGGTCGTGTAGTGTGTTAGACAATTCGTGATATGTCTCTGTGCAGCTGAGCGTGGTGTGTGCTTTAGTTATTAGACTGGTTTTTGACTAGTTTCAGTGCTCCTATAATTAAATATGTGCGTGTTCATAGCAACTTACAGCAATTTGAATTAGAGAAACTAAAATAAGATATATGAATACGGCCTTTAGGTATTCTAATAGGGCGCTAGAGTTTGCAGCTTTAGAAATTTGGTTTTGAGGATTCAAAGAGTAGTTAGTTTGCTTTTGTTGATCATCAAAATGGCTATCTATGATTCGTGGTTTCTAGTTGATGTCTAAGAGAGGAGGAATAGGGGCTgctgcttcttctttttttgttttttatttttttgtgttgTGGGGGGGGGTCACTCTAGCACTTAACATCAGGACGCATAACTAGTTGAACTTTTGGTCAATTTTAAATCAGGATATTACCATTGGCAGTTGATAGAGTTGGATTATTGAATTGGGTCATGTATTAGGTAGAGTCTACCTAGGGTAATGTTTGAGATTAAACTGGGACATCTGGTGCTCAGGTGGACTGTTGATCTACCTTGGTTATCACTAATGTCACTTGGAGCTTAAttgattctattatttattttgtacCTTTTTTGTGCTCTTTTTTCGAGATTAAGTTTGAGCTTAATATTTGGTTTGCTTACTTTTCAAAAGAAGGCAAAAGCAGACAATTGCTAAGAATTTGGGGAGCTGGTTTTCCTATTTACTGCTTTTCCTTGTCTGCTTTGTGTCAAATAAGTGGAGTAATGTAATGAGTTGCTTTCTTTGTTGTCACTTCAATTATTTACCAACAGCGAACAAGAGAAGGTGAAATCCTATCGTCAGAAGATATCACAATGGCAGGGGCAAGTTTCTGAGAGACTACAAACTTTAAGCCGAAGAGCAGGTGGTTAAATTTATCGTTAATTTGAACATATTTATGCATTTCATCAATCTTAGGACACTTCTCGTGTGTACTTTTATTGATGTCTATCCTTTTTCTTCCTGATTTAGGTGGCGTATCGACAGTGAAGGTATGAATTGCTTCTTATCATGTGTAAGTTTAGGGTGTGATAgatttcttttattgttttacttgtaATGTTTATGCACATAGAAAGATCCATGTAGCCCTTGTTATGATTATGAAattgcgttttttttttttgtgtctcaCAGCTTGCAATTTTGGCTTTTCACTCAATTTTTCTTAGTCGTAAGATGATAGGAAGCTGAAAAGAAGATTTAGTGAAGCAGGGATATGTTTTTATAAATGTGTTATTTCATATTAACTAACAAAAACTTACAGTCTGCTTTATTTTCTGTTTGGTGCATTGCCTCCTTGTAGCAAATCTCTGCAGTATGACTTGGTTGTTATAATTTTAAAGAATATTGCCCTGCAGATATCTTAATAACTACACTTATTATGAGTACCGCAAGCTTGTTGAGATTCACTTTAAAGAAACCATCCCTTGACGGACAAGAAGCAGTGGAACTTTGTTCTTCGCTGTAGAAGTGTTGGCATGGTACATGTGAACATGCTTTTATGCACGTACTAAGCTGTTAGAAGGTTACATGATCCGACCATTTATTTCTGACCTCCCCATAAGATGTCAATTTATGCATGATGTCACTGCTGAGTCGGATGAAAATATTTGATTAATTAATGGCATGGGCTACTTAGTCTTAAGTTGTTAACTGTTGTCTCTGTGGATCCCTGGAAAAATCATGTCAGAATTCTGTAGTAAGTGAGAATGTCCATTTCTAGCATTGTTCCACCTTGAGTAATAGTGacaagtgtaattttttttatttttgctggtcaGTTTCCGTAATACATCTTTAAATCTTCTGTCTAGAGTAGTGCACCTCAGTTGCAAAGTGGTGTAGATGCTCAAGCGACTTCTTATTCCAGAAAACCTACATCACAGAAGCTTTCTAGTAAGAATAGCAATGGATCTGTCATGAGGAATCAGAAGAATGGTGCATCAAGTGCAAAACCTTCCCAGGAAGCTGATAGCAGTTATGATGCAAAATTGGTTGAAATGATCAACTCTGTGATTGTAGACAGAAGCCCTTCTGTGAAGTGGGAAGACATTGGTAGAAGCTTTGAAACATATTGTCTTTTGTAGATATGTTCTTTCAGCTTGTGTTTAATGAAACTTTGCTTGCAGCCGGCCTTGAAAAGGCCAAACAAGCCCTGTTAGAAATGGTTATTCTTCCAACTAAAAGAAAGGACCTCTTCACTGGCCTACGAAAGCCAGCTAGAGGTATGACAAAAATGTAGTTTATGTTGGTTTATATCCCTTGTAgcgccaattttttttttatttgaatgtaattttacttttgttttgcaggtttgctTCTTTTTGGTCCACCTGGTACTGGAAAGACCATGCTTGCTAAAGCAGTTGCTTCAGAGTCACAGGCAACTTTTTTTAATGTTTCTGCATCTACACTGACCTCAAAGTGGGTGTGTGTCTTTTCCTAGTGATTTGCTCTGTGGACTGGGtttttctgtcttttttttttaaaaaaaaaaagagagaaaccaGAGGTCATCTATGTCAATTGCAGGTTGGAGAGGGCGAAAAACTTGTCCGCACGCTTTTTGCTGTTGCTATTTCTAAGCAGCCATCTGTAATTTTTATGGATGAGGTATTTTACTAAATCAAAATGTTGCAGCTGTAAATGTGTTTTGTTCTCTTATGTTACACATGCTATTGCTTGCATTGCACTGTGGCAACCTTTGTCTCCAGAAGAACTTGCTGGGGAAAGAAGGAAACTGAAAGAAAATTAACTGAAAAATAGAGTGAAAACAAGTAAAAATAGAACTGTAGTTACACTACAGAGGGAAAATGCTAGTCACAGTAAAGTTGCTCATTCACCGAACtgcacctttttatttttaactcttcattatttctgttttgatttaaattgtGTGGTGATTGTTATGAGTTCATTGTAAGAAGTTTTACTTTGCATGTTATTCAGATATAAAGGGTGACAAGGATGAGCAAGGACTAGTGAACTATGAAATTTCCTAGGCTAGTGCAATTACCACATACAGTCCTTTGCTTGTCATCAGCATTTAACAAATGATATTTAGTTCTTACCCACCCCTTTTTTCATCATGCTTTCATGTGATTGTCCCCTCTCTCTCTGACATAC
The nucleotide sequence above comes from Coffea eugenioides isolate CCC68of unplaced genomic scaffold, Ceug_1.0 ScVebR1_2594;HRSCAF=3649, whole genome shotgun sequence. Encoded proteins:
- the LOC113756991 gene encoding spastin-like; the encoded protein is MSVFKGLIETLGSIFSSDYSSSSSSSSYLSSDRRPSGMDGVSGGVATGNERAAYKLKGYFDLAKEEIAKAVRAEEWGLVEDAISSYQTAQRILAEAISISVPSYVTSSEQEKVKSYRQKISQWQGQVSERLQTLSRRAGGVSTVKSSAPQLQSGVDAQATSYSRKPTSQKLSSKNSNGSVMRNQKNGASSAKPSQEADSSYDAKLVEMINSVIVDRSPSVKWEDIAGLEKAKQALLEMVILPTKRKDLFTGLRKPARGLLLFGPPGTGKTMLAKAVASESQATFFNVSASTLTSKWVGEGEKLVRTLFAVAISKQPSVIFMDEIDSIMSVRMSNENEASRRLKSEFLIQFDGVTSNSDDLVIVIGATNKPQELDDAVLRRLVKRIYIPLPDANVRKQLLKHKLKGQAFSLPDGELERLVKETEGYSGSDLQALCEEAAMMPIRELGANILNVQANQVRCLRYGDFQKAMTAIRPSLQKSKWEELEQWNREFGAN